The Arachis hypogaea cultivar Tifrunner chromosome 16, arahy.Tifrunner.gnm2.J5K5, whole genome shotgun sequence genome contains a region encoding:
- the LOC112758376 gene encoding probable UDP-N-acetylglucosamine--peptide N-acetylglucosaminyltransferase SEC, giving the protein MAVISVHGDGRHHNHLHPPQLTGSAGSSRPFFSSDYVEPSSLSLLPLHGHASSTKVDEELYLSLAHQMYKSGNHKQALEHSKAVYERNPLHVDNLLLMGAIYYQLRDFDMCIAKNEEALGIDSHFAECYGNMANAWKEKGNVDIAIQYYLIAIDINPNFADAWSNLASAYMHKGRVAEAVRCCRQALAINPLMVDAHSNLGNLMKARGLVQEAYSCYFEALRIQPTFAIAWSNLAGLFMESGDFNRALQYYKEAVKLKPSFPDAYLNMGHVYKALGMAQQATACYQNTLQTRPNCAIAYGNLASIYYEQGQLENTILHYKQAIACDPRFSEAYNNLGNALKDVGRVEEAIQCYNQCLALQDNHPQALTNLGNIYMELNMVSAAASYYKATLCVTTGLSAPYNNLAIIYKQQGNYADAISCYNKVLCNDPLAADAFVNRGNTFKEVGRVSEAIQDYIRAIAVKPSMAEAHANLASAYKDSGHVEVAVKSYKQALILRPDFPEATCNLLHTLQCVCSWEDREKMFSEVEGILMKQINISVLPSVQPFHAIAYPLDPMLALEISRKYASHCSLIASRFALPPFSHPAPVPIKCEGGYERLRVGYVSSDFGNHPLSHLMGSIFGMHNRKNVEVFCYALSPSDGSEWRQRIQFEAEHFVDVSAMSSDHIAKMINQDNIHILVNLNGYTKGARNEIFAMQPAPIQVSYMGFPGTTGATYIDYLVTDEFVSPLGSAHIYSEKLVHLPHCYFVNDYKQKNQDVLNPKCQHKRSDYGLPEDKFVFACFNQLYKMDPEIFSTWCRILKRVPNSALWLLRFPAAGERRLRAYAAAQGLQPDQIIFTDVAMKNEHIRRSALADLFLDTPLCNAHTTGTDILWAGLPMITLPLEKMATRVAGSLCLATGLGEEMIVPSMKEYEERAVSLALSRPKLQALTNKLKSVRMTCPLFDTARWVRNLERGYFKMWNLHCSGQRPQHFKVTENDLEYPYDR; this is encoded by the exons ATGGCCGTGATCTCCGTCCACGGCGATGGCCGCCACCACAACCACCTCCATCCGCCGCAGCTCACTGGTTCCGCCGGCTCCTCTCGACCGTTTTTCTCCAGTGATTACGTCGAGCCTTCCTCGCTAAGCCTTCTACCCTTACACGGCCATGCTTCTTCTACCAAAG TTGATGAAGAACTCTATTTGTCACTTGCACACCAAATGTATAAATCTGGGAACCATAAGCAAGCGCTAGAACATAGTAAAGCTGTTTATGAGAGAAATCCGCTTCATGTTGACAATTTACTTCTTATGGGTGCAATTTATTACCAG TTGCGTGATTTTGATATGTGTATTGCAAAAAATGAGGAGGCGCTTGGGATTGATTCCCATTTTGCTGAGTGTTATGGGAACATGGCAAATGCATGGAAG GAAAAAGGAAACGTTGACATTGCCATTCAATACTACCTGATTGCCATTGAT ATAAATCCAAATTTTGCTGATGCATGGTCAAACCTAGCTAGTGCATACATGCATAAAGGGAGAGTCGCTGAAGCAGTACGGTGCTGTCGACAAGCACTAGCTATAAATCCTTTGATG GTAGATGCTCATAGCAACCTGGGAAACCTAATGAAAGCTCGAGGGTTGGTGCAAGAA GCATACAGTTGTTACTTTGAGGCATTGCGCATTCAACCTACTTTTGCTATTGCGTGGTCAAATCTTGCTGGTCTTTTCATGGAGTCTGGTGATTTCAACAGAGCCCTTCAGTATTACAAA GAAGCAGTGAAACTCAAACCTTCCTTTCCTGATGCATACCTGAACATGGGACATGTGTACAAA GCTTTAGGAATGGCTCAACAAGCTACTGCATGTTACCAAAATACTCTTCAGACACGGCCTAACTGTGCCATAGCTTATG GTAACTTGGCAAGTATATACTATGAGCAAGGACAACTGGAAAATACAATTTTACATTATAAGCAAGCTATCGCATGTGACCCCAGATTTTCAGAGGCTTACAATAATTTG GGCAATGCACTGAAAGATGTTGGCAGAGTGGAAGAAGCAATCCAGTGCTACAAT CAATGCCTTGCCTTGCAAGATAACCACCCCCAAGCACTGACCAATCTTGGAAATATATACATGGAATT GAATATGGTGTCTGCTGCTGCTTCATATTACAAGGCTACACTATGTGTGACTACTGGATTGTCTGCTCCTTACAACAACCTTGCTATAATCTATAAGCAGCAG GGGAATTATGCAGATGCCATATCATGCTATAATAAGGTTCTCTGCAATGACCCCCTGGCAGCTGATGCCTTTGTAAATAGAGGCAATACATTTAAGGAGGTTGGTAGAGTAAGTGAAGCTATCCAAGATTATATACGGGCAATTGCTGTCAAACCCTCTATGGCTGAAGCCCATGCTAATTTGGCTTCAGCTTATAAGGACAG TGGGCATGTAGAGGTTGCCGTAAAGAGCTACAAACAAGCATTAATTCTTCGTCCAGACTTTCCAGAAGCAACCTGTAATCTCTTGCATACACTTCAG TGTGTCTGCAGTTGGGAGGATCGTGAAAAAATGTTCAGTGAAGTTGAAGGGATCCTCATGAAGCAAATTAAT ATATCGGTTCTTCCTAGTGTTCAGCCCTTCCATGCAATAGCATATCCACTTGACCCAATGCTAGCTCTGGAAATCAG TCGTAAATATGCTTCCCATTGCTCCTTAATTGCATCTCGTTTTGCTCTGCCTCCATTTAGCCATCCTGCCCCTGTCCCAATCAAATGTGAGGGGGGGTATGAGAGATTACGGGTTGG GTATGTGAGTAGCGACTTTGGTAATCACCCCTTGTCACATCTAATGGGATCTATTTTTGGTATGCACAACAGAAAGAATGTTGAG GTGTTCTGTTATGCCCTGAGTCCAAGTGACGGTAGTGAATGGAGGCAACGCATTCAGTTTGAAGCTGAGCACTTTGTGGATGTTTCTGCCATGTCATCTGATCATATAGCAAAAATGATTAACCAGGATAATATACATATCCTTGTCAACCTTAATGGATATACAAAG GGTGCCAGAAATGAGATTTTTGCTATGCAACCTGCACCGATTCAAGTTTCATATATGGGATTCCCTGGAACAACAGGAGCAACATATATAGACTATTTGGTGACAGATGAG TTTGTCTCACCACTTGGGTCTGCTCATATATATTCTGAAAAACTTGTTCATCTTCCCCATTGCTACTTTGTAAATGATTATAAACAG AAAAATCAGGATGTATTGAATCCAAAGTGTCAGCACAAACGATCAGACTATGGGCTGCCTGAAGATAAATTTGTATTTGCATGCTTCAATCAACTGTACAAGATGGATCCTGAGATATTTAGTACATG GTGCAGAATTCTTAAACGTGTACCCAATAGTGCACTTTGGCTACTAAGATTTCCAGCAGCTGGCGAAAGGAGACTGAGGGCAT ATGCTGCTGCACAAGGGTTACAACCAGATCAAATTATTTTCACAGATGTTGCAATGAAGAATGAACATATCAGGCGAAGTGCTTTAGCAGACTTATTTCTTGACAC GCCTTTATGCAATGCGCACACAACAGGAACAGATATATTATGGGCGGGTTTGCCTATGATCACTCTACCTCTGGAGAAAATGGCTACTCGAGTTGCCGGATCACTCTGTCTTGCTACTGGACTTGGGGAGGAGATGATTGTTCCCAG CATGAAAGAGTATGAAGAGAGGGCAGTATCACTGGCCTTGAGTCGCCCAAAGCTTCAAGCTCTCACTAATAAGCTTAAGTCTGTTCGCATGACTTGCCCTCTATTTGACACAGCTCGCTGG GTGAGGAATCTTGAAAGAGGATATTTTAAAATGTGGAATCTACATTGCTCTGGTCAACGTCCCCAACATTTCAAGGTCACCGAAAATGATCTTGAATATCCTtatgatagatag
- the LOC112758377 gene encoding germin-like protein subfamily 1 member 7 — MKAIYFLVGLLALASSFASAYDPSPLQDFCVALNDTQNAVFVNGNFCKDPKVVVAEDFFKHVDPGNVVNKLGSNVTPVSVNELPGLNTLGISLARLDFAPKGLIPPHTHPRATEILTVVEGTLFVGFVTSNQNNTNRLFTKVLNKGDVFVFPIGLIHFQFNVGYGNAVAISGLSSQNPGVITIANAVFGSTPPISPEVLTKAFQVDQKIINYLEKQF, encoded by the exons ATGAAAGCAATCTACTTCCTTGTTGGTTTGTTGGCTTTGGCATCCTCTTTTGCATCAGCCTATGATCCCAGTCCACTGCAAGATTTCTGTGTGGCTCTCAATGACACCCAAAATGCTG TATTTGTGAATGGAAACTTTTGCAAAGACCCTAAAGTTGTAGTAGCTGAAGATTTCTTCAAGCATGTAGATCCTGGGAATGTTGTCAACAAACTTGGCTCAAACGTGACTCCTGTCAGTGTTAACGAACTACCCGGACTTAACACACTCGGCATATCACTTGCTCGCCTGGATTTTGCACCTAAGGGTTTAATCCCTCCTCACACTCACCCTCGAGCCACAGAGATTTTGACTGTTGTTGAAGGCACTCTCTTTGTTGGATTTGTCACTTCCAATCAAAACAACACCAACCGTCTTTTTACTAAAGTGCTCAACAAGGGTGATGTGTTTGTGTTCCCAATTGGTCTCATTCATTTCCAATTCAACGTGGGTTATGGCAACGCTGTTGCTATTTCTGGTCTTAGCAGTCAGAATCCAGGTGTTATCACAATCGCAAATGCTGTTTTTGGATCCACTCCACCTATTTCTCCTGAAGTTTTGACTAAAGCTTTTCAAGTggatcaaaaaataattaactaccTTGAAAAACAGTTCTGA
- the LOC112756831 gene encoding protein FAR1-RELATED SEQUENCE 5-like, giving the protein MSTYGDDVKNDSDNDLGDDFIYEPNSHDDVEDDDVDSLDFTNKSEHDCDVKRISDLMVEDIWNLEFRTEDEACQFYNAYACWHGFVMRKDDIVSDRESKIICRQLVCNKEDCRNMRYLDLENRSWEARSITRIKCPARLKVKVDYGCVENLHNFGVKMCHIMGYIAFQKDGYRHAGFTRKDLYNHIDRYRRSKVKNGDANVAINYLIGKSNNNPFFFGKYTFTSDQRLKHIFWADGQLIVDYHCFGNIAAFDSTYKRNKYNKPLVIFSGCNHHGQTIIFGSGLLSDEMTYTSKWLLEMFVEAMDGKLPKAVITVGDLVM; this is encoded by the exons ATGTCTACATACGGGGATGATGTTAAGAATGATTCTGATAATGATTTGGGTGATGATTTTATTTATGAACCGAATTCACATGATGATgttgaagatgatgatgttgattcgTTAGATTTTACTAACAAGAGTGAACATGATTGTGATGTTAAAAGAATATCAGATTTAATGGTGGAGGATATTTGGAACCTGGAGTTTAGGACAGAGGATGAAGCTTGCCAATTTTATAACGCTTATGCTTGTTGGCATGGCTTTGTAATGAGAAAGGATGACATCGTTAGTGATAGGGAAAGTAAAATCATTTGTAGGCAACTTGTTTGCAATAAAGAGGACTGCAGGAATATGAGATATCTTGATCTGGAGAATAGATCATGGGAGGCAAGGTCAATCACACGAATTAAGTGCCCAGCACGGCTTAAGGTTAAGGTTGACTACGGTTGTG TGGAGAATCTTCATAATTTTGGTGTCAAGATGTGCCATATTATGGGATATATTGCATTTCAGAAGGATGGATATCGTCATGCTGGCTTCACGCGCAAAGATTTATACAATCACATTGATCGTTATCGTAGATCAAAAGTAAAAAACGGGGATGCAAATGTCGCAATTAACTATTTGATTGGCAAGTCAAACAACAATCCGTTTTTCTTTGGGAAGTATACGTTCACTAGTGACCAAAGGCTCAAGCATATATTTTGGGCAGATGGGCAATTAATTGTCGACTATCACTGCTTTGGAAATATTGCTGCTTTTGATTCAACATACAAAAGGAATAAATACAACAAACCTTTGGTCATATTTTCCGGATGCAATCATCATGGGCAAACTATTATTTTCGGCTCCGGTTTACTATCAGACGAAATGACATACACATCTAAGTGGTTGTTGGAAATGTTTGTTGAAGCGATGGATGGGAAGCTTCCTAAAGCAGTTATAACAGTTGGAGACCTTGTCATGTGA
- the LOC112758378 gene encoding germin-like protein subfamily 1 member 7, translated as MKATYLLVAFLALASFASAYDPSPLQDFCVALPDNGIKDAVFVNGKFCKDPKVVLAEDFFKHVDPGNVVNKLGSKVTPVTVNELAGLNTLGISLARIDFGPKGLNPPHTHPRATEILIVIEGTLLVGFVTSNQNNTNRLFTKVLNKGDVFVFPIGLIHFQSNIGYGNAFAIAGLSSQNPGVITIANAVFGSTPPISPEILAKAFQVDNNVINYLQKQFWYDNN; from the exons ATGAAAGCTACATACTTGCTGGTTGCATTCTTGGCTCTGGCCTCTTTTGCCTCTGCCTATGATCCCAGCCCTCTCCAAGACTTTTGTGTTGCTCTCCCCGATAATGGCATCAAAGACGCTG TATTTGTGAATGGAAAATTTTGCAAAGACCCTAAAGTTGTGCTGGCTGAGGATTTTTTCAAGCACGTAGATCCTGGGAATGTTGTTAACAAACTTGGGTCAAAAGTAACTCCAGTGACAGTTAACGAACTAGCAGGACTCAACACATTGGGTATATCACTTGCTCGCATAGATTTTGGACCTAAGGGTTTAAATCCTCCTCACACTCACCCACGAGCCACTGAGATATTGATAGTTATTGAAGGAACTCTCTTAGTTGGATTTGTGACTTCCAATCAGAACAACACCAACCGTCTTTTTACCAAAGTGCTCAACAAGGGTGATGTGTTTGTGTTCCCAATTGGCCTCATTCACTTCCAATCTAACATCGGTTATGGCAATGCTTTCGCTATTGCTGGTCTTAGCAGTCAAAATCCAGGTGTTATCACAATTGCAAATGCTGTGTTCGGATCTACTCCACCTATTTCTCCCGAAATTTTGGCTAAAGCTTTCCAAGTGGACAACAACGTAATCAACTATCTCCAAAAGCAGTTTTGGTATGATAACAACTAG